In Portunus trituberculatus isolate SZX2019 chromosome 44, ASM1759143v1, whole genome shotgun sequence, a single window of DNA contains:
- the LOC123518589 gene encoding SET and MYND domain-containing protein 4-like: MEEGSSFQDLFANLLRKLKDADKVAYVSEHFTPAHNVDDMFSFLWSLEEAHQLLTPRISRAEKSETKAEKFRAEGNKCYQKKLLDKALELYNQSIVFAPHPEIKIEKCPDGKINTTSNERQEDLVSEGQGTSCCTSEKEEGYKALTLGYANRSAVLFELGQYEKCICDIDYALLHGYPKILHSKLAERKAKCLIALQRRNEAKSLIESSLEALDALALDEEKTKLSRSNLQSLSQQLDKKFIDIHPNTKYKLLFSFENPSPPKLSDHNPTIPALSRSVDLAFSSTQGRYLIANKDIKPGDVIAVEDAYSKVVHLDSSLHNHCTECLARCLTPVPCPICSKVIFCSAACRMRALASYHGPECDILTSLAVLDIGKNSVLACRIISQTTFSQLKNVVPVYLAESAEKPPASLGFDGAGKYISSDYRTIYHLVGNKQSRSVSDLFKRCAMAFVLVKLLEQTSRFFVDAAGVAFTPSVGDIILTGSTLFIHMMNLPCNAHSVTEFRININNYQQSVTSEIGCGAYGVMSLTNHSCNPAAARFTFGATEVLKAVRFIPAGTEVTDSYGEHYCVQREESRIASLLQQYYFKCACEPCRHHWPTYCGLLEECMLKCVSCNNPIDFIGGKCSKCNLDYTKTSRSEKFNVITYNWMEVVVQLKRIKEEFDLAYKGVIAGNNSTENINKLCEFIEFIDRYVQQPCKQYFEAQETLKHCFDRQASSCLVSG, from the exons ATGGAAGAAGGGTCAAGTTTTCAAGACCTTTTTGCAAACTTACTAAGGAAACTTAAAGATGCAGATAAAGTGGCATATGTGAGTGAACACTTCACTCCAGCACATAATGTTGATGAcatgttctctttcctttggaGTTTGGAGGAGGCCCACCAGTTACTCACCCCAAGGATAAGCAGGGCTGAAAAGTCTGAAACGAAAGCTGAAAAATTTAGAGCTGAGGGTAACAAGTGCTACCAGAAGAAGTTATTAGATAAAGCACTGGAGTTGTATAACCAAAGCATAGTGTTTGCACCACACCCAGAGATTAAAATTGAAAAATGCCCAGATGGGAAAATCAACACAACCAGTAATGAAAGGCAGGAAGACCTTGTTAGTGAAGGTCAGGGCACAAGTTGTTGTAccagtgagaaagaagaaggttaCAAGGCATTAACACTGGGTTATGCCAACAGATCAGCTGTACTCTTTGAATTGGGACAGTATGAAAAGTGCATATGTGATATTGATTATGCTCTCCTCCATGGCTACCCAAAAATTCTTCATAGCAAACTAGCAGAGAGGAAAGCTAAATGTCTCATAGCTTTACAGAGGAGAAATGAAGCAAAGTCCTTGATAGAGAGTTCACTTGAAGCTCTTGATGCCTTAGctctggatgaagagaagactaAATTATCCAGATCAAATTTGCAATCACTGTCACAACAACTGGATAAAAAATTCATTGATATTCACCCTAATACCAAATACaagttgttattttcctttgagAACCCAAGTCCACCCAAGTTATCTGACCACAACCCTACCATTCCAGCATTAAGCAGATCTGTGGATTTGGCATTTTCTTCCACTCAAGGGAGATACCTCATTGCCAACAAAGATATCAAACCTG GGGATGTGATAGCAGTAGAAGATGCCTACAGCAAGGTAGTGCATCTGGATTCCTCTCTCCACAACCATTGCACTGAGTGTCTTGCTCGCTGCCTCACTCCTGTACCCTGCCCCATCTGCTCCAAA gtaaTATTTTGTAGTGCTGCTTGTAGAATGCGGGCACTTGCTTCCTACCATGGGCCAGAGTGTGACATTCTTACCTCTCTTGCTGTATTAGACATAGGCAAGAATTCTGTTTTGGCATGTAGAATTATCTCGCAGACAACTTTCAGCCAACTGAAAAATGTTGTGCCTGTTTATCTCGCTGAATCTGCAGAAAAACCTCCAGCAAGCCTAGGTTTTGATGGTGCTGGGAAGTACATATCCTCAGATTACAGAACAATTTATCACCTGGTTGGCAATAAGCAGTCCAGGTCAGTAAGTGATCTCTTTAAGAGATGTGCCATGGCCTTTGTTTTAGTAAAGCTGCTTGAACAGACCTCCAGATTCTTTGTAGATGCTGCAGGGGTGGCCTTCACCCCCAGTGTGGGAGATATCATTCTTACTGGCTCTACCCTCTTCATACACATGATGAACTTGCCTTGTAATGCCCATTCTGTTACTGAATTCAGG atcaacatcaacaactatCAGCAGAGTGTAACTTCAGAAATTGGCTGTGGAGCGTATGGGGTGATGAGTCTTACCAACCACTCGTGCAATCCAGCAGCAGCTCGGTTCACCTTTGGGGCCACAGAAGTACTGAAAGCTGTAAGGTTTATTCCTGCAGGGACAGAAGTAACAGACAGCTATGGAGAACATTATTGTGTCCAAAGAGAAGAGAGTAGGATTGCATCTCTCCTGCAGCAATATTATTTCAAATGTGCTTGTGAGCCATGTCGGCACCACTGGCCCACTTATTGTGGTCTTCTAGAGGAATGTATGCTGAAATGTGTCAGTTGCAATAATCCCATTGACTTCATTGGGGGAAAATGTTCTAAGTGTAACTTAGACTACACTAAAACTTCTCGAAGTGAAAAGTTCAATGTTATTACCTACAActggatggaggtggtggtacagTTGAAGAGGATTAAAGAAGAATTTGATCTTGCATATAAGGGTGTCATAGCTGGGAATAATTCcacagaaaatattaataaactaTGTGAATTTATAGAATTCATTGACAGGTATGTTCAACAACCATGCAAACAGTACTTTGAAGCTCAGGAAACCCTGAAGCATTGCTTTGATCGCCAAGCTTCTTCCTGTTTGGTGAGTGGTTGA